In Bacteroidales bacterium, the following proteins share a genomic window:
- a CDS encoding class I SAM-dependent methyltransferase, whose amino-acid sequence MEKQMSDLEKYFKNNDKRLIQKWNHYFDIYDRHFNRFRGKESVILEIGVFHGGSLQMWKDYFGKKARIYGIDLNPKCKKLEEENIEIFIGSQSDRKFLRKIKELIPPIDILIDDGGHTMTQQIVSYEELFSHIKSDGVYLCEDLHTSYRVKYGGGYKRMNTYIEYSKNFIDYLNAFHSEQRNLKVNSFTKTVDSIHYYDSVIVIEKRLKEEPFQLKTGHPSFQDEISDTNFFSNLKIVCNPSV is encoded by the coding sequence ATGGAAAAACAAATGTCTGATTTAGAAAAGTACTTTAAAAACAATGATAAAAGATTGATCCAAAAATGGAATCATTATTTTGATATTTATGATCGCCATTTCAATCGATTCCGGGGTAAAGAAAGTGTTATTCTTGAAATTGGTGTTTTTCATGGAGGAAGTCTTCAAATGTGGAAAGACTATTTTGGTAAAAAAGCAAGAATATATGGGATTGATTTAAATCCAAAATGTAAAAAGCTTGAAGAAGAAAATATTGAAATCTTCATTGGGTCCCAATCTGACCGAAAGTTTTTGAGAAAAATAAAAGAATTAATCCCTCCAATTGATATTCTAATAGATGATGGAGGACATACTATGACTCAACAAATAGTAAGTTATGAAGAATTATTCAGTCATATAAAGAGTGATGGTGTTTACTTATGTGAGGATTTACATACTTCATATAGGGTAAAATATGGTGGAGGCTATAAAAGAATGAATACATATATAGAATACAGTAAAAATTTTATCGATTATTTGAATGCATTTCATTCGGAACAAAGAAACTTAAAAGTAAATTCATTCACAAAGACTGTTGATTCTATCCATTATTATGACAGTGTAATTGTGATTGAGAAAAGATTAAAAGAAGAGCCCTTTCAACTAAAGACGGGGCATCCATCCTTTCAAGATGAAATATCTGATACAAATTTTTTCAGTAATTTAAAGATTGTATGTAACCCTTCGGTCTGA
- a CDS encoding glycosyltransferase: MNTFKPLASIITPTYNHSTYISACIESVLAQTYVNWEMIIINDGSTDQTLEIARSYSEKDKRILLADQENVGIFRIGETYNKALALSRGEYVFILEGDDLWEPEKLELQINAFQNNPEVILCYGRAKVIGSDPKLVFNTIPETGVPDEIYYNNDPIGSILNVILFEDRVPALTIGVKRQILEKIGGFKQGLASVDLDTLLELSLIGKFHFLPKILGSYRTYANQVTKTYPALIREKYYQTVIKFLDEKAGQENIKWFTRKNQIHSYHKRYLSIAYSRSGRYNLIRKKFNEARHDYLTAIRTGSINEPLWVLRSITGIVLSFFKTDVEGLAKFFGKKHYTKD, encoded by the coding sequence ATGAATACATTTAAACCATTAGCATCTATTATAACCCCGACATACAATCATTCCACATACATCAGCGCCTGTATCGAATCTGTTTTAGCCCAGACATACGTTAACTGGGAGATGATCATCATTAACGATGGCAGTACAGACCAAACCCTGGAAATTGCCAGATCCTATTCTGAAAAAGATAAAAGGATTTTGCTTGCTGACCAGGAAAATGTAGGAATTTTCCGGATTGGCGAAACCTATAATAAAGCGCTAGCTCTTTCCAGGGGTGAATATGTCTTTATCCTTGAGGGTGATGATTTATGGGAACCCGAAAAACTTGAATTACAGATCAATGCTTTCCAAAATAATCCTGAAGTAATTCTTTGTTACGGCCGCGCAAAGGTAATTGGCTCTGATCCTAAACTTGTATTCAATACAATTCCTGAAACAGGCGTCCCGGATGAAATTTATTATAATAATGATCCTATCGGCAGCATTTTAAATGTTATTTTGTTTGAAGACAGGGTGCCTGCTTTAACTATTGGCGTTAAAAGGCAAATATTGGAAAAAATAGGGGGATTTAAACAGGGATTAGCATCTGTTGACCTGGATACACTTCTTGAACTTTCATTAATCGGGAAATTCCATTTTTTACCGAAAATTTTAGGAAGCTACAGAACTTATGCAAACCAGGTTACGAAGACTTATCCCGCGCTTATCCGGGAGAAATACTATCAGACTGTAATTAAATTTTTAGATGAGAAAGCAGGCCAGGAAAATATAAAGTGGTTTACAAGAAAAAATCAAATTCACAGTTATCATAAACGGTATCTGTCAATTGCCTATTCCAGGTCAGGCAGGTATAACCTGATCCGGAAAAAATTCAATGAGGCAAGACATGATTATTTGACTGCGATCAGAACCGGAAGCATTAATGAACCATTATGGGTCCTTCGGTCAATTACAGGAATTGTATTAAGCTTTTTCAAGACGGATGTCGAAGGACTTGCAAAATTCTTTGGTAAAAAGCATTATACGAAAGATTAA
- a CDS encoding polysaccharide biosynthesis C-terminal domain-containing protein, with product MGIIQKQAISGTIFTFAGVAIGFVTSALIFPRFLSSSEIGLFGILLSYSLIFGQFATLGTGRINIMLFPQYKNREKYHYGFFFIVILISIVGLILAFISFTFLRDIIINNSKESSELFISYINYLYPLIFFTFLYFLADSFNTALFDALGGLILKEFVQRILILLFILPFIFKMISFHSYAQLFVVAVCLPSVILPVILLRKKEFRIKVVFDNKIRENRKLFIDIGIYGIIIGFTGLIVLNIDRIMVERFLGLSATGVYTTMAYFATLVSIPSRALAKISDPIIAQHWKENDLHNVRENYYRSSINQFLIGCLILVGIWGNIDNILTILPPEFATGKYVILFIGLAFLSDMSTGTSSFILANSVYYKYQAYIVLILVVLIVITNYLLIPLWGLPGAALATLISKIISNMMRHFLLFKKFNLQPFNSRFLLIIGISLFAYLIGYIIPAKSNLYLDLILRSSVILILFVLPVIIFRLSPETNQYLLKLKKWIQE from the coding sequence GTGGGCATAATTCAAAAGCAGGCCATATCTGGAACAATATTCACTTTTGCGGGAGTTGCAATAGGGTTTGTTACTTCAGCATTAATATTTCCCAGGTTTTTATCCAGTTCCGAAATAGGCCTATTTGGCATTCTCCTTTCTTATTCACTGATTTTTGGTCAGTTTGCCACTTTAGGAACAGGAAGGATTAACATCATGTTATTTCCACAATATAAAAACAGGGAGAAATACCATTATGGCTTTTTCTTTATAGTCATTCTGATTTCCATTGTTGGGCTGATACTTGCCTTCATATCATTCACTTTCCTCAGAGACATCATAATCAACAACTCCAAAGAATCATCAGAATTATTCATCAGCTATATCAACTATCTTTATCCGCTGATTTTCTTCACTTTCCTTTATTTTCTCGCAGATTCATTCAACACGGCACTTTTTGATGCCCTGGGCGGTTTGATTCTTAAGGAATTTGTCCAACGCATTCTGATATTGCTTTTCATCCTGCCGTTTATCTTCAAAATGATATCATTTCATTCCTATGCTCAATTATTTGTTGTTGCTGTTTGTTTGCCTTCTGTGATACTTCCGGTGATACTTCTCAGGAAAAAGGAATTTCGCATTAAAGTTGTATTTGATAATAAAATCCGTGAAAACCGGAAGCTTTTTATCGACATTGGCATTTACGGGATTATTATTGGATTTACAGGTTTGATTGTTCTCAATATCGATAGGATCATGGTTGAACGGTTTTTGGGATTAAGTGCAACCGGTGTCTATACTACGATGGCTTATTTTGCCACCCTGGTATCCATTCCATCAAGGGCTCTTGCAAAAATCTCAGATCCAATCATTGCTCAGCACTGGAAAGAAAATGATCTTCACAATGTCAGGGAAAATTATTACCGCAGCAGCATAAATCAGTTTTTGATCGGGTGTCTCATCCTCGTCGGCATCTGGGGAAATATTGACAATATATTGACTATTCTGCCACCGGAATTCGCAACAGGCAAATATGTAATCTTGTTTATTGGGCTGGCATTTTTATCGGATATGTCAACAGGAACAAGCTCCTTTATTCTTGCCAACTCCGTTTATTATAAATACCAGGCTTATATTGTCCTGATACTGGTCGTATTAATAGTTATAACCAATTATTTGCTGATTCCTTTATGGGGATTACCCGGTGCCGCTTTAGCCACGCTGATATCCAAGATAATAAGCAATATGATGAGACATTTCCTTTTGTTTAAAAAATTCAATCTGCAACCATTTAATTCTCGCTTTCTATTAATCATCGGGATCAGCCTGTTTGCATACCTGATAGGTTATATAATTCCGGCGAAAAGCAATCTCTACCTCGATTTGATCCTCAGGAGTTCAGTAATTCTGATACTGTTTGTCTTACCTGTCATTATTTTCCGGCTTTCTCCGGAGACAAACCAGTATCTCTTAAAATTAAAAAAATGGATTCAGGAATAA
- a CDS encoding T9SS type A sorting domain-containing protein has translation MKFNILVLVFALFFLPFQKVFTQTIQNDVIASAGDTYILENTEISWTLGESSIESYQSGNISISQGFHQPIFKFFEIPEQENPVFQANIFPNPTCRFIQIELTGISETENFRLILSDMMGKVLLSQLINPDSHDKIDLVEYSQGILLLKIIRVSDGRQRTFKIVRTGY, from the coding sequence ATGAAATTCAATATCCTGGTTTTAGTTTTTGCACTTTTCTTCCTTCCATTCCAGAAGGTATTCACTCAAACCATACAAAATGATGTCATTGCTTCTGCTGGTGATACATATATTTTGGAAAACACCGAAATCTCCTGGACGCTGGGAGAAAGCAGCATAGAATCTTACCAGTCGGGCAATATCTCTATCAGCCAGGGATTCCACCAACCCATATTTAAATTTTTCGAAATACCTGAACAGGAGAACCCTGTTTTTCAGGCCAATATTTTTCCCAATCCCACCTGCAGGTTTATTCAGATCGAGCTGACAGGCATATCGGAAACGGAAAATTTCAGATTAATCCTGAGTGATATGATGGGTAAGGTATTGTTAAGCCAGCTCATTAATCCGGATAGTCATGATAAGATAGATCTTGTCGAATATTCCCAGGGGATATTGCTGTTAAAGATCATCCGGGTGAGCGATGGCAGGCAACGAACATTTAAAATTGTCAGGACAGGTTATTAA
- the eno gene encoding phosphopyruvate hydratase: MSAIIDIHARQILDSRGNPTIEVDLFTESGMSGRAAIPSGASTGVHEAVELRDGNKKEYLGKGVLKAVHNVNNVIKEEIVGMQVTDQGDIDKRMIDLDGTPNKGRLGANAILGVSLAAAKAGATETGQYLYRYIGGVNANTLPIPMMNILNGGSHADNSIDFQEFMIMPVGAENFSQALRMGAEVFHTLKGVLKKKGHSTNVGDEGGFAPNLGSNEEAIQVILEAIEKAGYKAGEDIYIALDPAASEYFITEENVYHLKKSTGEKLTPGQMVDFWDGWVKKYPIISLEDGMAEDDWDGWKLVTDKLGKKIQLVGDDLFVTNTERLQRGINAGVANSILIKVNQIGTLTETINAVNMAYTNAYTAVISHRSGETEDVTIADLAVALNTGMIKTGSACRSERIAKYNQLLRIEEKLGNAAYYLGKDFKFVRK; this comes from the coding sequence ATGAGTGCAATAATAGATATCCATGCCCGTCAGATACTGGATTCCAGGGGCAATCCAACCATAGAAGTCGATCTGTTTACTGAATCAGGAATGAGTGGACGCGCTGCCATACCTTCCGGCGCCTCTACCGGTGTTCATGAAGCCGTGGAATTACGCGATGGCAATAAGAAAGAGTACCTTGGAAAAGGCGTCCTTAAAGCCGTTCATAATGTGAATAATGTGATTAAGGAAGAAATAGTGGGTATGCAGGTAACTGATCAGGGGGACATCGATAAGCGGATGATCGATCTGGATGGAACACCTAACAAAGGCCGCCTGGGTGCAAATGCCATCCTTGGCGTGTCATTGGCTGCTGCCAAAGCAGGCGCCACGGAAACAGGCCAGTATCTTTATCGCTATATCGGTGGCGTCAATGCAAACACCCTCCCAATCCCGATGATGAACATCCTTAACGGCGGTTCACATGCTGATAACAGCATCGACTTTCAGGAATTCATGATCATGCCGGTAGGAGCCGAAAATTTCAGTCAGGCACTGAGGATGGGAGCAGAAGTGTTTCATACGCTCAAAGGGGTCCTTAAAAAGAAAGGACACTCCACAAACGTGGGCGATGAAGGCGGATTCGCACCAAACCTCGGATCTAATGAAGAAGCTATCCAGGTGATTTTGGAAGCTATTGAAAAAGCCGGGTACAAAGCCGGTGAAGATATTTATATTGCCCTTGACCCGGCCGCTTCCGAGTATTTTATCACGGAAGAAAATGTTTACCATCTTAAAAAATCAACCGGTGAAAAACTGACTCCGGGCCAGATGGTTGACTTTTGGGACGGATGGGTAAAAAAATACCCGATCATTTCTTTAGAAGACGGAATGGCAGAAGACGATTGGGATGGCTGGAAACTGGTCACGGATAAACTCGGGAAAAAGATACAACTGGTTGGAGATGATCTCTTTGTAACCAATACGGAACGGCTTCAGCGTGGCATCAACGCTGGTGTTGCTAACTCAATCCTTATTAAAGTTAACCAGATCGGAACCCTGACGGAAACCATCAATGCGGTGAACATGGCTTATACCAATGCTTATACCGCGGTAATCAGCCATCGTTCCGGTGAAACCGAAGATGTTACCATCGCCGACCTTGCCGTTGCATTAAATACCGGCATGATCAAAACAGGATCTGCCTGCCGCTCAGAACGGATCGCCAAATACAACCAGTTGCTCCGCATCGAAGAGAAACTGGGGAATGCGGCCTATTATTTGGGGAAGGATTTTAAGTTCGTCCGGAAATAG
- the rplQ gene encoding 50S ribosomal protein L17: MRHGKKFNHLSRKSPHRRAMLSNMATSLIMHKRITTTLAKAKALRVYVEPLITRSKDDTTHSRRVVFSYLQSKEAVTELFRDISLKVAERPGGYTRIIKLGTRLGDNAEMAMIELVDFNLNLLGEKATVKAKGTRRGGRSGAGKKGAEDAVVASAGKVKAGKDSAKKEAKPVAPAPAPEEKAEEVTDIIEESGPVAEAEEETKA; the protein is encoded by the coding sequence GTCGAATATGGCAACATCGCTTATCATGCATAAACGGATCACCACAACGCTTGCAAAGGCTAAAGCCCTCAGAGTTTATGTTGAACCGCTCATTACCCGTTCCAAAGATGACACAACACACTCCAGAAGGGTGGTCTTTAGTTATTTGCAGAGTAAAGAGGCCGTCACTGAACTTTTCAGGGATATTTCTTTAAAAGTGGCCGAGAGGCCCGGTGGTTACACACGAATCATTAAACTGGGAACCCGGTTGGGCGACAATGCCGAAATGGCCATGATCGAGCTGGTCGACTTTAACCTCAATTTGCTGGGTGAAAAGGCAACCGTTAAAGCGAAAGGTACCCGCAGGGGAGGCAGAAGCGGTGCAGGCAAGAAAGGCGCTGAAGATGCTGTTGTGGCTTCAGCCGGTAAAGTGAAAGCCGGAAAGGACTCAGCTAAGAAAGAAGCGAAACCTGTTGCACCAGCACCGGCACCAGAAGAAAAAGCCGAAGAAGTCACTGATATAATTGAAGAATCCGGCCCGGTTGCTGAAGCCGAAGAAGAAACAAAAGCATGA